In the Aeromicrobium fastidiosum genome, GGCAACTTCCTGGTGCTCAACACGGGCACCGAGATCGTCCGGTCGACCCACGGGCTGCTCACGACCGTCGCGTACCAGCTGGGCGACGCGCCCGCGGTCTACGCGCTCGAGGGCTCGATCGCGGTGACGGGCTCGGCGATCCAGTGGCTGCGCGACCAGCTCGGCATCATCCGGGCCGCCGGCGACTCCGAGGCCCTGGCGGCCAGCGTCGACGACAACGGGGGAGTCAGCTTCGTGCCGGCCTTCTCGGGCCTGTTCGCGCCCTACTGGCGATCGGACGCCCGCGGCGTCATCGCCGGCCTGTCGCGCTACAACACCGGTGCCCACGTGGCGCGGGCCGCGCTCGAGGCGATCTGCTACCAGAGCCGTGACGTCGTCGACGCGATGGTCGCCGACGCCGATCTCGACCTGCAGATCCTGCGCGTCGACGGTGGTGTGACGGCCAACGAGCTGTGCATGCAGATCCAGGCCGACGTGCTGGGCGTCCCCGTCAGCCGGCCCGTCGTCGCCGAGACCACGGCCCTCGGCTCGGCCTACGCGGCGGGTCTCGCGGTCGGCTTCTGGGCTTCGACCGACGAGCTCGTCGCCAACTGGAACGAGTCGAGACGCTGGGAGTCGACGTCGACGCAGGAGCAGCGCGACGCCGGGCACGCCCAGTGGAAGAAGGCCGTCGAGCGCACGATGGGCTGGGTCGAGGTCGACTGACCGTCGCCCGGCGACGGGGTCTCGTGGGTCACATCGGGTCGCGGCCATTAGCCGCGCCGTGGCAGGACTGATTGACTGGGATCATGCGTCCCGTCGCCCTGTCGCCCGACAACCGCCAAGCAGCGCTCGACGCCATGGCGTCCACACCGCTCGACATCCTGGTCATCGGCGGCGGGGTCGTCGGCGGTGGTGCCGCCCTCGACGCCGCGACGCGCGGCCTGACCGTCGGACTGGTCGAGGCCCGCGACTTCGCCTCCGGCACGTCGAGCCGCTCCAGCAAGCTGATGCACGGCGGTCTGCGGTACCTCGAGATGCTCGACTTCCGACTCGTCGCCGAGGCATTGAAGGAGCGTGGGCTGAGCCTGCAGAAGCTCGCGCCGCACCTCGTCCGCGAGGTCGGGTTCATCTACCCCCTGACCCACCGCGTGTGGGAGCGCTTCTACGCGGGGTCCGGCGTCGCCCTGTACGACGCGATGAGCAAGGCGTCCGGCTACGGGCAGGACGTCCCGCTGCACCGCCACCTCACGCGCCGGGGCGCACGCAAGATCATGCCCGCGCTCAAGAAGGACGCCCTGATCGGCGCGTTGCACTACTACGACGGCCAGGTCGACGACGCCCGGCACACGATGTTCCTGTCGCGCACCGCCGCCGCCTACGGTGCCCACGTCGCGAGCCGCACGCGGGTCGTCGACCTGCTGCGCGACGGTGACCGCGTCGTCGGCGCACGGGTCAAGGACCTCGAGTCCGGCGTCGAGTTCGACATCCGCGCCAAGCAGGTCGTCAACGCCAGCGGTGTCTGGACCGACGAGACGCAGTCGTTCGCGGGGGAGCGCGGCCAGTTCCACGTCCGTGCCAGCAAGGGCGTGCACCTCGTCGTCCCGCGCGACCGCATCCGCGGCACCTCGGGGCTGATCCTGCGCACGGAGAAGTCGGTGCTGTTCGTCATCCCCTGGGGACGGCACTGGATCATCGGCACGACCGACACCGACTGGTCGTTGTCGAAGGACCACCCGGCGGCGAGCCGCAGCGACATCGACTACCTGCTCGACCACGTCAACGCCGTGCTGGTCGAGCCCCTGACCCATGCGGACGTCGAGGGCGTCTACGCAGGTCTGCGCCCACTCCTCGCGGGCGAGGACGAGGCCACCAGCAAGCTGTCGCGCGAGCACGCGGTCGGCACCAGCGTCAAGGGCCTGGTCGTCATCGCGGGCGGCAAGTACACGACCTACCGCATCATGGCCAAGGACGCCGTCGACGCCGCGGTGCACGGCATGTCCGCCGTGTCGGACCGGGTCGTGCCGCCCTCGGTCACCGAGAATGTCCCGTTGCTGGGCGCCGACGGCTACGACGCGCTGTGGAACCAGCGCCACCTCATCGCCCGCACGAGCGGTCTCGGGGTCGGCCGCGTCGAGCACCTGCTGCACCGCTACGGCTCGCTGATCTCGGAGGTCCTCGACCTCGTCGAGGAGCGGCCCGACCTGGCGGCACCGCTCACGGGTGCCGACGACTACCTGCGCGCCGAGATCGTCTACGCCGCCTCGCACGAGGGTGCCCGGCACCTCGACGACGCGATCGCGCGGCGCACCCGCATCTCGATCGAGACGTTCGACCGCGGCGTCGACGTCGCGGCCGAGGTCGCCGACCTGATGGGCGGCGTGCTGGGCTGGACCTCCGAGCAGCGCGACAACGAGGTCGACCACTACCTGAAGCGGGTCGAGGCCGAGCTCGAGAGCCAGACGATGCCCGACGACGAGACCGCCGACGCAGCACGCATGGGTGCTGAGGACGTCGTGCCGGTGTCGACCCGCACGGAGGGAGGCCTCGCATGAGCGCCGACGACGAGACCATGACCAACGGCCAGGCGTTGACCGACGAGGAGATCGTCGCCGACTACGACGTGCGCTCGCCGGCGTCCCGCACGCTGCTGACGGTCGTCGGGACGATCCTCGTGGTGGCGGTCGTGGCCGGCGTCGTGCTGGGCATCTCGATCCTGATGCGCAGCACCACGACGACGACCAGCGACATCGACCTGAGCGGCTCGGCACAGGTCGTCATCGACGCGGGCGAGTCCGACCTGCGCATCGTCCAGGGCGACTCCGACGTCGTCCGGATCAAGGCCAGCATCACGAGCGGCCTGCGCAAGACCGACTTCCGGATCGGTCGCCGAGACGACCGCATCAAGATCGTCGCGGGATGCCAGAGCTGGCTCAACCCCGGCTGCGGCGTCGACACGACCCTCGAGATCCCCAAGGGCTTCCCGGTCGTGGTCCGCACGACGTCTGGTGACGTCTCGGT is a window encoding:
- a CDS encoding glycerol-3-phosphate dehydrogenase/oxidase gives rise to the protein MRPVALSPDNRQAALDAMASTPLDILVIGGGVVGGGAALDAATRGLTVGLVEARDFASGTSSRSSKLMHGGLRYLEMLDFRLVAEALKERGLSLQKLAPHLVREVGFIYPLTHRVWERFYAGSGVALYDAMSKASGYGQDVPLHRHLTRRGARKIMPALKKDALIGALHYYDGQVDDARHTMFLSRTAAAYGAHVASRTRVVDLLRDGDRVVGARVKDLESGVEFDIRAKQVVNASGVWTDETQSFAGERGQFHVRASKGVHLVVPRDRIRGTSGLILRTEKSVLFVIPWGRHWIIGTTDTDWSLSKDHPAASRSDIDYLLDHVNAVLVEPLTHADVEGVYAGLRPLLAGEDEATSKLSREHAVGTSVKGLVVIAGGKYTTYRIMAKDAVDAAVHGMSAVSDRVVPPSVTENVPLLGADGYDALWNQRHLIARTSGLGVGRVEHLLHRYGSLISEVLDLVEERPDLAAPLTGADDYLRAEIVYAASHEGARHLDDAIARRTRISIETFDRGVDVAAEVADLMGGVLGWTSEQRDNEVDHYLKRVEAELESQTMPDDETADAARMGAEDVVPVSTRTEGGLA
- a CDS encoding DUF4097 family beta strand repeat-containing protein; the encoded protein is MSADDETMTNGQALTDEEIVADYDVRSPASRTLLTVVGTILVVAVVAGVVLGISILMRSTTTTTSDIDLSGSAQVVIDAGESDLRIVQGDSDVVRIKASITSGLRKTDFRIGRRDDRIKIVAGCQSWLNPGCGVDTTLEIPKGFPVVVRTTSGDVSVSDVTEGVLTIQSGSGDVRASGLALDELSVQTGTGNIRASFASQPFAVKATSREGDISATLAAGKRTYDVTATSESGDVSSSIDSDEDGDGFIRATTDSGDISLSRR